In Xanthomonas sacchari, a genomic segment contains:
- a CDS encoding sulfite exporter TauE/SafE family protein, producing the protein MDTLAPHLLSIALVFLLAGGVKGMAGMGLPTVAMGLLGLWLTPTEAAALLALPSLLTNLQQAWGAGTGALLRRLWPLLACIVAGTWCSAGILAGADPRLARAGLGALLALYAVLGLRRWQPRLSPSQARWAGPPVGLATGLLTGATGVFVLPVLPYLVALDLPRDTLLRALGSCFAAATLALAAALVAHGAFPTQALGPSLLALLPTAVGMWLGARLRRRISASAFHRVFFVTLLGLGLHQLWQALG; encoded by the coding sequence ATGGACACCCTCGCACCGCACCTGCTGTCGATCGCCCTGGTCTTCCTGCTCGCCGGCGGCGTCAAGGGCATGGCCGGGATGGGCCTGCCGACGGTGGCGATGGGCCTGCTCGGGCTGTGGCTGACGCCGACCGAGGCGGCGGCGCTGCTGGCGCTGCCATCCCTGCTGACCAACCTGCAACAGGCCTGGGGCGCCGGCACCGGCGCGCTGCTGCGGCGGCTGTGGCCGCTGCTGGCATGCATCGTCGCCGGCACCTGGTGCAGCGCCGGCATCCTGGCCGGCGCCGACCCGCGGCTGGCGCGCGCCGGCCTGGGCGCGTTGCTGGCGCTGTACGCCGTGCTCGGCCTGCGCCGTTGGCAGCCGCGACTGTCGCCATCGCAGGCACGCTGGGCAGGGCCGCCGGTGGGCCTGGCGACCGGCCTGCTGACCGGCGCCACCGGCGTGTTCGTGTTGCCGGTCCTGCCCTACCTGGTGGCGCTGGACCTGCCGCGGGACACGCTGCTGCGCGCCCTGGGCAGTTGCTTTGCCGCGGCCACCCTGGCGCTGGCCGCGGCACTGGTCGCGCACGGCGCCTTCCCCACCCAGGCGCTGGGTCCCTCGCTGCTGGCGCTGCTGCCCACCGCCGTCGGCATGTGGCTGGGTGCGCGGCTGCGCCGGCGCATCTCCGCCAGTGCGTTCCACCGCGTGTTCTTCGTGACCTTGCTGGGACTGGGGTTGCATCAGTTGTGGCAGGCGCTGGGCTAG
- a CDS encoding LysR substrate-binding domain-containing protein, protein MHLDFTDLRLFLAVAEAGSITAGAERAALSLAAASARIRALETQLGVALFERGPRGVGLTAAGTALLRHARQLLRQAEAMRSELGDYAGGHPVSVRLLANTAALSEWLPEVLAEFLVAHPRVDLALREQGSVAAADALREQRADLAVIADHADLQGLQAHPFRQDRLVLVAAAAHPLAQAPQLRLSEVWQAQFLGLAEDSALQQHLRTQAARAGGQLRIRAQVHGIEPLCRMLARGAGVAILPQAALQRVSVRAQLVAVPLQEPWALRQLSIVWRPTPVPSPPVQQVLDWLCAHADAVAPST, encoded by the coding sequence ATGCATCTGGATTTCACCGATCTGCGGCTGTTCCTGGCGGTGGCCGAGGCCGGCAGCATCACCGCCGGTGCCGAGCGCGCGGCGCTGTCGCTGGCCGCCGCCAGCGCCCGCATCCGCGCGCTGGAGACGCAGCTCGGCGTCGCCCTGTTCGAGCGCGGTCCGCGCGGCGTCGGCCTCACCGCGGCCGGCACCGCGCTGCTGCGGCACGCGCGGCAATTGCTGCGCCAGGCCGAGGCGATGCGCAGCGAACTGGGCGACTACGCCGGCGGTCACCCGGTCAGCGTGCGCCTGCTGGCCAATACTGCGGCACTGTCGGAATGGTTGCCGGAGGTGCTGGCCGAGTTCCTGGTGGCGCATCCGCGCGTCGACCTGGCGCTGCGCGAGCAGGGCAGCGTCGCCGCGGCCGATGCGCTGCGCGAGCAACGCGCCGATCTGGCGGTGATCGCCGACCATGCCGATCTGCAGGGCCTGCAGGCGCACCCGTTCCGGCAGGATCGGCTGGTGCTGGTGGCGGCGGCCGCGCACCCGCTGGCACAGGCGCCGCAGTTGCGGCTCTCGGAGGTGTGGCAGGCGCAGTTCCTCGGCCTGGCCGAGGACAGCGCCCTGCAGCAACACCTGCGCACGCAGGCGGCGCGCGCCGGCGGGCAGTTGCGCATCCGCGCGCAGGTGCACGGCATCGAACCGCTGTGCCGGATGCTGGCGCGCGGCGCCGGCGTGGCGATCCTGCCGCAGGCGGCGCTGCAGCGGGTCAGCGTACGCGCGCAGCTGGTCGCGGTGCCGCTGCAGGAGCCGTGGGCGCTGCGCCAATTGTCGATCGTCTGGCGGCCGACACCGGTGCCGTCACCGCCGGTGCAGCAGGTGTTGGACTGGTTGTGTGCGCATGCCGACGCTGTCGCGCCGTCAACGTGA
- a CDS encoding endonuclease/exonuclease/phosphatase family protein: MSLSLPFTRKLALPLLLVLGVCIAPAQARTPAPPAAPAPLKVMSFNVRVPVDTDGDKRWEVRRSAMAALIRAQHPDVFGTQELVERQADYLAAQLPEYRWFGRSRDGKDDGERMGVFYDSRKLKLVESGDFWLSDTPDVVGSISWGHPLPRMVNWGLFERIGDGRRFYLFDTHLPYRDEDEAARAKGAALIVKRLQALPADVPVVLTGDFNTVPDSPTYRTLTASLADARAQVAQPQGPEATFHDFTGHPDRRIDWILSRGLQATHYATLDARPQGHWPSDHFPVIATFAWPQ; encoded by the coding sequence ATGTCGCTGTCGCTGCCGTTCACGCGCAAGCTCGCGCTTCCTCTGCTGCTGGTGCTGGGCGTGTGCATCGCACCGGCGCAGGCGCGCACGCCGGCGCCGCCTGCCGCGCCGGCGCCGCTCAAGGTGATGAGCTTCAACGTGCGCGTGCCGGTCGACACCGACGGCGACAAGCGCTGGGAGGTGCGCCGCAGCGCGATGGCCGCGCTGATCCGCGCGCAGCATCCGGACGTGTTCGGCACCCAGGAGCTGGTCGAGCGCCAGGCCGACTACCTGGCCGCGCAACTGCCCGAGTACCGCTGGTTCGGCCGCAGCCGCGACGGCAAGGACGACGGCGAGCGCATGGGCGTGTTCTACGACAGCCGCAAGTTGAAGCTGGTTGAATCGGGCGACTTCTGGCTGTCGGACACGCCCGACGTGGTCGGCAGCATCAGTTGGGGCCATCCGCTGCCGCGCATGGTCAACTGGGGGCTGTTCGAGCGCATCGGCGATGGCCGCCGCTTCTACCTGTTCGACACCCACCTGCCCTATCGCGACGAAGACGAAGCGGCGCGCGCCAAGGGCGCGGCGCTGATCGTGAAGCGCCTGCAGGCGCTGCCGGCGGACGTGCCGGTGGTGCTGACCGGCGACTTCAACACGGTGCCGGACTCGCCGACCTATCGCACCCTCACCGCCAGCCTCGCCGACGCGCGCGCCCAGGTCGCGCAGCCGCAGGGGCCGGAAGCGACCTTCCACGACTTCACCGGCCACCCGGACCGGCGCATCGACTGGATCCTCTCGCGCGGACTGCAGGCCACCCACTACGCCACGCTCGATGCGCGGCCGCAGGGCCATTGGCCGTCGGACCATTTCCCGGTGATCGCCACGTTCGCCTGGCCGCAGTGA
- a CDS encoding glycosyl hydrolase 53 family protein, with protein sequence MNRSSKRVSAWLLVLLLACLCAPAMAQTFAKGADVSWIDQQESSGHVFRNASGATTDFFSLLKGTGVNAIRLRVWVNPQGGWNDGADTLNMAKRAKAQGMRIMIDFHYSDSWADPGKQTKPAAWNDHDFATLVKDVYSHTSGILSYLKSNGIDVSWVQVGNEINSGMLWPDGKTPNFGNLAQLVNSGYNASKSVYPNAKVIVHLANGYDNATFRWFFDGLKSAGGKWDVVGMSHYPSPNAWQNANTQIASNMQDMVARYGSDVIVSEVGMDWQQAATTRAMLADLLNKTRALGSRGLGVFYWEPDAYPGWQGYTMGAVNNNGQLTQALSAFN encoded by the coding sequence ATGAACCGATCGAGCAAGCGCGTGTCCGCCTGGCTGCTGGTGTTGTTGCTCGCCTGCCTGTGCGCGCCGGCCATGGCGCAGACCTTCGCCAAGGGCGCCGATGTCAGTTGGATCGACCAGCAGGAAAGCAGCGGCCACGTGTTCCGCAACGCCTCCGGCGCCACCACCGATTTCTTCTCGCTGCTCAAGGGCACCGGGGTCAACGCGATCCGGCTGCGCGTGTGGGTCAATCCGCAGGGCGGCTGGAACGACGGCGCCGACACACTGAACATGGCCAAGCGGGCCAAGGCGCAGGGCATGCGCATCATGATCGACTTCCACTACAGCGACAGTTGGGCCGATCCCGGCAAGCAGACCAAGCCGGCGGCCTGGAACGACCACGACTTCGCCACGCTGGTGAAGGACGTGTACTCGCACACCAGCGGCATCCTGTCCTATCTCAAGTCCAACGGCATCGACGTGAGCTGGGTGCAGGTGGGCAACGAGATCAACAGCGGCATGCTGTGGCCGGACGGCAAGACGCCCAACTTCGGCAACCTGGCGCAACTGGTCAACAGCGGCTACAACGCCAGCAAGTCGGTCTATCCCAACGCCAAGGTGATCGTGCACCTGGCCAACGGCTACGACAACGCGACCTTCCGCTGGTTCTTCGACGGCCTGAAGTCGGCCGGCGGCAAGTGGGACGTGGTCGGCATGTCGCACTACCCTTCACCCAACGCCTGGCAGAACGCCAACACGCAGATCGCCAGCAACATGCAGGACATGGTGGCGCGCTACGGCTCGGACGTGATCGTCAGCGAGGTCGGCATGGACTGGCAGCAGGCCGCCACCACCCGCGCGATGTTGGCCGATCTGCTCAACAAGACCCGCGCGCTCGGCAGCCGCGGCCTGGGCGTGTTCTATTGGGAACCCGACGCCTACCCGGGCTGGCAGGGCTACACGATGGGGGCGGTCAACAACAACGGCCAGCTGACCCAGGCGCTGTCGGCGTTCAACTGA
- a CDS encoding bifunctional nicotinamide-nucleotide adenylyltransferase/Nudix hydroxylase: MLMEFDYLVFIGRFEPFHNGHAAVARHALARGRKLIFLIGSAETPRTIRNPWTVAERSVMIQAALEGAGERLILRPLRDHLYNESQWIAAVQATVAEAVCSDGGSAEARIGLIGMDKDASSYYLREFPQWPLVDVQHTETLSATELRRYLFEAGSIDFHGALLMLRGNVPAPVFDMLEAFRKNSPSYAELLAEYQFIEQYRAAWKEAPYPPTFVTADAVVVHSGHVLLVRRRAAPGKGLWALPGGFVGQHESILDACLRELREETRLKIPVPVLKGSLKNRHVFDHPERSLRGRTITHAFHFEFVFGELPEVRGGDDADKARWVPVSEVLGMGPKLFEDHLHLLEFFLGRG, from the coding sequence ATGCTCATGGAGTTCGACTATCTTGTGTTCATCGGGCGCTTCGAGCCCTTCCACAACGGCCACGCCGCCGTTGCCCGCCACGCCCTGGCGCGTGGCCGGAAACTCATCTTCCTGATCGGCTCGGCCGAAACCCCCCGCACCATCCGCAATCCGTGGACCGTTGCAGAGCGCAGCGTGATGATCCAGGCCGCGCTCGAGGGCGCCGGCGAGCGGCTGATCCTGCGTCCGCTGCGCGATCACCTGTACAACGAAAGCCAGTGGATCGCCGCGGTGCAGGCGACGGTGGCCGAGGCGGTGTGCAGCGATGGCGGCAGCGCCGAGGCGCGGATCGGCCTGATCGGCATGGACAAGGACGCCAGCAGCTATTACCTGCGCGAGTTCCCGCAGTGGCCGCTGGTCGACGTGCAGCACACCGAGACGCTGTCGGCGACCGAACTGCGCCGTTACCTGTTCGAGGCCGGCAGCATCGATTTCCATGGCGCGCTGCTGATGCTGCGCGGCAATGTGCCGGCGCCGGTGTTCGACATGCTCGAGGCGTTCCGCAAGAACTCGCCGTCGTATGCCGAACTGCTCGCCGAGTACCAGTTCATCGAACAGTACCGCGCGGCCTGGAAGGAGGCGCCGTATCCGCCGACCTTCGTCACCGCCGACGCGGTGGTGGTGCATTCCGGGCACGTGCTGCTGGTGCGCCGCCGCGCGGCCCCGGGCAAGGGCCTGTGGGCGCTGCCGGGCGGCTTCGTCGGCCAGCACGAGAGCATCCTCGATGCCTGCCTGCGCGAACTGCGCGAGGAGACCCGGCTGAAGATCCCGGTGCCGGTGCTCAAGGGCTCGTTGAAGAACCGCCACGTGTTCGATCACCCCGAGCGCAGCCTGCGCGGACGCACCATCACCCATGCCTTCCACTTCGAGTTCGTGTTCGGCGAGCTGCCCGAGGTGCGTGGCGGCGACGACGCCGACAAGGCGCGCTGGGTGCCGGTCAGCGAAGTGCTGGGCATGGGCCCGAAACTGTTCGAAGACCATCTGCACCTGCTCGAATTCTTCCTGGGCCGCGGTTGA